A genomic stretch from Mya arenaria isolate MELC-2E11 chromosome 10, ASM2691426v1 includes:
- the LOC128204426 gene encoding receptor-type tyrosine-protein phosphatase T-like: protein MATANMDAAMDIGATSVIENACTLTVSDAHATTVIETVAEEQTSSTAEFGGGIGGGIVAVAVIVVIGLIVLRRRRVNMSNRSKTPEREPENLSALYATVNERRASRWKNANEDSDNSHSVTFIENPNYQSPPPKRSVKERTPIFLEDNIEIDEDDAAAREIAVKLEENGGVYYNNANEVSKFKIHVADLPEYVQNLSSKNTEEEFQKIPYGLVKAYAISQTKLNMNKNRYRGIYPYDDTRVLVRGGETDYINASYIDGFRKRNAYIATLGPTAKQLGDFGQFWRIVWQQEVEKIVMVTDLVEGKKTKCEQYWPDQYQSKLYGDIEVVCKVEKLYADFIWRHITVSKNSEERKLHHLQFTSWPDKDIPDDVKSLIEFRQGVNALPSTFDGPVVVHCSAGVGRTGTYIALDILTKEGETEGAIDIPGCVLNMRQNRPNMIQTLSQYKYLHQALVHTLTLDCSLIRREHFHEYMEKSSKQEIHEQFESLKTKDRFLVAQTPLPAIIADFIALAVQETCSCIVSMEAHLEKDKGIGLYFPVDNQTMKKGKVSVRSTTDQSTRHFVKRNLHFELEGRTKKDVTIPHYEYLDWDTKHNVL from the exons ATGGCAACTGCTAATATGGATGCCGCGATGGATATTGGGGCAACAAGTGTGATAGAAAATGCATGTACACTAACTGTCTCCGATGCGCACGCAACAACGG TCATTGAAACAGTAGCGGAAGAACAAACATCGTCAACTGCAGAATTTGGTGGAGGAATTGGTGGAGGAATTGTAGCTGTAGCTGTCATTGTAGTTATTGGACTGATTGTGCTTAGAAGAAG AAGAGTCAATATGAGCAACAGAAGCAAAACACCTGAAAGAGAACCTGAGAACCTTTCCGCGTTATACGCAACGGTGAACGAACGAA GAGCATCCCGATGGAAGAACGCAAATGAAGATTCCGACAATTCGCACTCTGTTACCTTCATAGAAAACCCCAATTACCAGAGTCCACCACCGAAGAGGTCTGTCAAAGAAAGGACTCCTATCTTTTTAGAAGACAATATTGAAATTG ACGAAGATGATGCTGCTGCAAGGGAAATTGCAGTCAAACTTGAGGAAAATGGTGGTGTTTATTATAACAACGCTAACGAAGTCAGCaagttcaaaatacatgttgCAGATCTACCAGAATATGTGCAAAATCTATCTTCAAAGAATACAGAAGAAGAATTTCAG AAAATTCCATACGGTCTTGTGAAAGCATATGCCATTTCACAAACGAAACTCAACATGAACAAAAATAGGTACAGAGGAATCTACCCAT ATGATGATACGCGAGTGTTAGTTCGTGGTGGAGAAACAGACTACATTAATGCAAGCTATATAGAT GGATTCAGAAAGCGAAATGCATATATTGCTACTTTGG GTCCAACGGCAAAGCAGCTTGGCGATTTTGGCCAATTCTGGCGAATAGTCTGGCAACAGGAAGTTGAGAAGATTGTCATGGTGACTGACTTGGTAGAGGGTAAG AAAACCAAATGCGAGCAATATTGGCCGGATCAATATCAAAGTAAACTATACGGCGATATAGAAGTTGTGTGCAAGGTTGAAAAACTGTACGCAGATTTCATCTGGAGACATATCACCGTTTCTAAG AATTCAGAAGAAAGAAAGTTGCATCATCTTCAGTTCACTAGCTGGCCAGACAAGGACATCCCTGACGACGTCAAATCACTAATAGAGTTTAGACAAGGGGTTAACGCCTTGCCGAGTACCTTTGACGGACCAGTAGTTGTGCATTGCAG TGCTGGCGTAGGAAGAACGGGAACCTACATAGCTCTAGACATTCTCACAAAAGAGGGTGAGACAGAAGGAGCTATAGATATCCCGGGTTGTGTTCTCAACATGAGACAGAACAGACCCAACATGATTCAGACCTTG AGTCAATACAAGTATCTTCACCAAGCCTTGGTCCATACATTGACTCTTGATTGTTCGTTGATAAGAAGAGAACACTTCCATGAATATATGGAGAAATCAAGTAAACAGGAGATCCATGAGCAGTTTGAG agtttaaaaacaaaagaccGCTTCTTGGTTGCGCAAACACCTCTGCCGGCCATAATTGCTGATTTCATTGCACTTGCTGTTCAAGAAACCTGTTCCTGTATCGTTAGTATGGAGGCACACTTGGAAAAGGATAAG gGGATTGGCTTATACTTTCCTGTTGACAATCAAACAATGAAGAAGGGTAAGGTTTCTGTACGATCCACCACAGATCAAAGTACAAGACACTTTGTGAAAAGAAACCTGCATTTCGAACTAGAAGGAAGG ACCAAGAAAGATGTGACGATTCCACACTATGAATATTTGGACTGGGATACAAAACACAATGTCTTGTAG